Proteins co-encoded in one Rhopalosiphum maidis isolate BTI-1 chromosome 2, ASM367621v3, whole genome shotgun sequence genomic window:
- the LOC113554254 gene encoding uncharacterized protein LOC113554254, with amino-acid sequence MGNSNSHGSSTSYATGGDARSIPPHSWAYSFPRSQYFRPPTSGPKVLPAHVPGQQRARLRPTENGSMLHTAGTINGKRPYEYLHRDDIQHGYGYEIQRHVPRDGRRDRMGYNMYTSEPDLRFSDSRQLPPISYQHHHNHGDNGAVKGRMSRSKKKYRAPQVPPSSSHHNGMDSSSPDSYQHWENHRDNSRSSQNNGMPRLRLFKTRAETKRKISRDELKNAEFQPEVKPQASNLHRSMSSPQFQAELKRVTERLREKEFRHPPVGRASESSSNPASEERTVVVTDSNKHRESPVNSNRQRLMADRAKRMSRSIPNLATKLPEDDDVRCTGEGSSATGSNDESKSHDKKDKPKTSVPDIKPKTFYFGMNEFNDTTKISRTSEDVDRFAESFNKTNASPSDSITSSDPTDENGGDISLQLRPTLPRKQFDIPRFSPTAAWRLLTALESPSPVSPNCSGGEEDLIPIIDQPHNSGDKSGDSGISGDASPNSAHNSQVAWTPQQDLEETSSDGGLDSAPVSPQSLDTTQFSRTRTIAKPSFCLSLPRDESAGVDKRYGQLNEDFSPMNPPKSHGYFKSKLNRGKASTDKNKSQLDENWVLSRSVPDSLHQSGLVGNFPSQNWNQLECQNGEEPSDEELAMSSLPKFSYLAAGRRAMYLPEYKSLNYLYQKDITNVPQNKAIVSKSCEDLTRDDLEDEELPVMNERTKQQKSSSKKFAFQSTIRQIERKKIAEKLSKEAEYKERQRLSEMEAMRRVEEEFQRKREREKADIRQQLRLYTLTQGDREPAQPLPSGTQVLSEFRESRRDYKDFNSSRVEHEPINHSETPVKKSTTVHPKVVYQMPKSTPVYVTPNTVRKQCNGTEKGSSTPTSGNYRRDFAQGALPHSVASSDSEVSVSITRPTSRSKHRSRSASPISDRENNDIGINLDYIHIIKSLKQKQNNETELNEVTNEKIPASSIVGVNSLQPFMKNKNSMYKPIVFNPINKNKFAQPLM; translated from the exons ATGGGCAACTCGAACAGTCACGGTAGCAGCACGTCGTACGCGACCGGCGGCGACGCGCGTTCGATACCACCACACTCGTGGGCCTACTCGTTCCCGCGATCGCAGTATTTCAGGCCACCGACCTCCGGGCCTAAAGTTCTGCCGGCGCACGTGCCCGGCCAACAACGAGCACGGCTCAGGCCCACCGAAAATGGGTCCATGCTGCATACGGCCGGTACCATAAACGGTAAACGGCCATACGAATATCTGCACCGAGACGAC aTCCAACATGGATATGGATATGAGATTCAGAGACACGTTCCTAGAGATGGAAGACGAGATCGTATGGGGTACAATATGTATACCAGCGAACCAGACTTACGATTTTCAGACTCCCGTCAACTGCCACCAATAAGTTACCAACATCATCACAATCACGGAGACAATGGTGCTGTCAAAGGCAGAATGTCcagatctaaaaaaaaatacagagcTCCTCAAGTGCCACCATCTTCGTCGCATCATAACGGA ATGGACAGCTCTTCGCCGGACTCGTATCAACATTGGGAAAATCATAGGGATAATAGTAGATCTAGTCAAAATAATGGTATGCCAAGATTGAGGTTATTTAAGACTAGAGCCGAAACAAAACGTAAGATCAGCAGAgacgaattaaaaaatgcaGAGTTTCAGCCTGAAGTTAAACCACAAGCTAGCAATCTACATCGAAGCATGTCTTCCCCACAATTTCAA gcTGAATTGAAACGTGTGACTGAAAGGCTGAGAGAAAAGGAATTCCGTCATCCGCCCGTAGGTCGTGCTTCGGAGAGCTCGTCCAATCCTGCTTCCGAAGAACGTACGGTTGTGGTCACTGACAGTAACAAACATCGCGAGAGCCCAGTGAACTCAAACAGACAACGGTTAATGGCCGATCGAGCTAAACGTATGTCCAGGTCGATACCGAATCTTGCTACAAAATTACCAGAAGACGACGACGTCCGATGCACAGGTGAGGGTTCGTCAGCCACAGGTTCCAACGATGAGAGCAAGAGCCACGACAAGAAAGACAAGCCTAAAACGAG TGTGCCAGATATTAAACCGAAAACTTTCTATTTCGGTATGAACGAATTCAACGATACAACAAAGATTAGTAGAACTTCAGAAGACGTTGATCGATTCGCTGAGAGCTTTAATAAAACGAACGCTTCCCCTTCTGATAGTATTACTAGCAGTGACCCCACAGATGag aacggTGGTGACATATCTCTTCAACTAAGACCTACATTACCTAGAAAACAGTTTGACATCCCTAGATTTAGTCCAACAGCTGCTTGGCGCTTGCTCACTGCTTTAGAAAGTCCTTCACCAGTTAGTCCCAACTGTAGTGGCGGAGAGGAAGACTTAATACCAATTATAGATCAACCTCATAATTCTGGTGATAAATCCGGAGATAGTGGTATTTCTGGAGATGCTAGTCCTAATTCAGCCCATAATTCACag gtTGCTTGGACTCCACAGCAAGACTTGGAAGAAACAAGTTCAGATGGAGGATTGGATTCAGCACCAGTTTCACCTCAAAGTTTGGATACCACACAATTTTCAAGAACTCGTACAATTGCTAAACCAAGTTTCTGTCTATCCCTACCTAGAGATGAAAGTGCAGGAGTTGATAAAAGATATGGACAATTA aATGAAGATTTTTCACCGATGAATCCACCCAAATCTCATGGTTACTTCAAATCTAAGTTAAATAGAGGAAAAGCATCCAcagataaaaacaaatcacaATTGGATGAAAACTGGGTGTTAAGTAGAAGCGTGCCAGATTCATTGCATCAATCAGGTTTAGTTGGCAATTTTCCATCGCAAAATTGGAATCAACTAGAATGTCAAAATGGAGAAGAACCTTCTGATGAAGAATTAGCTATGTCATCTTTAccaaaattttcatatttagcTGCAGGCAGACGAGCTATGTATTTACcagaatataaatcattaaattatttatatcaaaa GGATATAACAAATGTACCTCAAAATAAAGCCATTGTATCAAAGTCATGTGAGGACCTCACAAGAGACGACCTGGAGGATGAAGAGTTACCAGTCATGAATGAAAGAACAAAGCAACAAAAATCGTCAAGTAAAAAGTTTGCATTTCAAAGTACAATACGACAAATTGAACGAAAGAAAATTGCTGAAAAATTGTCAAAAGAAGCAGAGTACAAAG AACGTCAGAGACTTAGTGAAATGGAGGCAATGCGTCGAGTAGAAGAAGAATTCCAGCGAAAACGAGAAAGAGAAAAGGCAGATATTCGACAACAGTTGAGACTGTATACATTAACACAAGGTGATAGAGAACCAGCACAACCTCTTCCATCTGGTACTCAAGTACTCTCTGAATTCAGAGAGTCTAGACGTGACTATAAAGATTTTAACTCTTCcag AGTTGAACACGAACCTATTAATCATTCAGAAACTCCAGTGAAAAAATCTACAACTGTGCATCCAAAAGTTGTATACCAAATGCCCAAAAGTACTCCAGTATATGTGACACCAAATACTGTTCGTAAACAATGTAATGGAACTGAAAAGGGGTCATCAACACCAACATCCGGAAATTACAGAAGAGACTTTGCTCAAGGAGCCCTTCCACATTCTGTGGCAAGTTCGGATTCAGAAGTATCTGTGTCGATTACTCGACCAACTTCACGTTCAAAGCACAGAAGCAG